The Impatiens glandulifera chromosome 8, dImpGla2.1, whole genome shotgun sequence genome includes a window with the following:
- the LOC124911177 gene encoding GDSL esterase/lipase At1g28600-like isoform X2: MMIPSLEKSLFVIFLLFSTAYRSTIGCYTSIFSFGDSLADTGNLLSISRSSGGITTQIGFPPYGETYFHRPTGRFSDGRIIIDFIAQHLGLDLIPPYFGEHNAEIYHDFKQGMNFAVGGATALENDFFEKMGIPVPFNNSSLLDQLSWFKQILPSFCDSNLSCKEFLKTCLFLVGEIGGNDYNNPLLIGNITLEEVKTIVNPVINVIGSTITELIEIGAVTLVVPGNLPIGCVPVYLNHFKDLAKQSDYDPKTGCINWLNEFSQYHNEKLLEEINKIREFHPHVTIIYADYYNAAMALFKSPSKYGLKDWPLEACCGGEGPYNVNSLVNCGDPSSKICADPSTYINWDGIHMTEAANKWISKGLLEEYTFPLIESKCISSS; the protein is encoded by the exons ATGATGATTCCTTCTTTGGAGAAATCTTTATTCGTCATATTTCTACTTTTCTCAACGGCTTACAGATCTACAATCGGATGTTACACATCAATCTTCAGCTTCGGCGATTCGTTAGCTGACACCGGCAATTTGCTTAGTATCTCCCGGAGCTCCGGCGGAATAACTACTCAAATCGGCTTCCCACCGTACGGCGAAACCTATTTCCACCGCCCTACCGGCCGTTTCTCCGATGGCCGCATCATCATCGACTTCATCG CTCAACACCTAGGGCTTGATTTGATCCCACCATATTTCGGTGAACATAATGCCGAAATCTATCACGATTTTAAGCAAGGAATGAATTTTGCGGTTGGCGGTGCGACAGCATTGGAAAATGATTTCTTTGAGAAAATGGGTATTCCAGTTCCCTTCAATAATTCATCTTTGCTTGATCAGCTGTCATGGTTCAAACAAATACTACCCTCTTTTTGTGACTCAAATTTAA GTTGCAAAGAATTCTTAAAGACTTGTTTGTTTTTGGTTGGAGAGATTGGAGGGAATGATTACAATAATCCACTCCTAATTGGTAATATCACCCTTGAAGAAGTAAAAACTATAGTTAATCCTGTAATCAATGTGATCGGATCTACAATAACA gaattgattgagattggtgCAGTCACACTTGTAGTACCTGGAAACTTACCAATTGGGTGTGTACCCGTCTATTTGAATCACTTCAAGGACTTAGCCAAACAATCTGATTACGATCCCAAAACAGGATGCATCAATTGGCTAAACGAGTTCTCGCAATACCACAATGAGAAGTTGCTTGAGGAAATCAACAAGATTCGCGAATTTCATCCCCATGTTACTATTATCTATGCTGATTATTACAATGCTGCAATGGCGCTTTTCAAATCACCTAGCAAATACg GTTTAAAAGATTGGCCATTGGAAGCATGTTGTGGGGGCGAAGGACCGTATAATGTGAACTCGTTGGTTAATTGTGGTGATCCTTCGTCGAAGATTTGTGCCGACCCTTCTACATATATTAATTGGGATGGAATACATATGACTGAGGCTGCAAATAAATGGATTTCCAAAGGTTTATTAGAAGAATACACCTTTCCTCTCATTGAATCCAAATGTATTTCatcatcttaa